A single genomic interval of Halococcus saccharolyticus DSM 5350 harbors:
- the gvpH gene encoding gas vesicle protein GvpH, with product MSEKSIGGLIRTALRDALEAAADADEDGRARRTGSVTDGKRRAEYGITVGTIRPGEVPSTTEESRTAALETTDTEYATSVRRAEDGLVVTADLPEIDPEGLAAGVTDDSRTLLIADDDRLLTRVDLPEGEFAVDGASYNNAVLEVYLRPTEDTKQ from the coding sequence ATGAGTGAGAAATCCATCGGCGGACTGATCCGAACAGCACTCCGCGACGCGCTCGAAGCGGCCGCCGACGCGGACGAGGACGGGCGCGCGCGGAGAACCGGCAGCGTCACCGACGGCAAGCGGCGTGCGGAGTACGGGATCACGGTCGGGACCATCAGGCCCGGCGAAGTCCCGAGCACCACCGAGGAATCCCGGACGGCCGCCCTCGAAACGACCGACACCGAGTACGCCACCAGCGTCCGACGCGCCGAGGACGGTCTCGTGGTCACAGCCGACCTGCCGGAGATCGATCCGGAGGGTCTCGCCGCCGGCGTCACCGACGACTCGCGGACGCTCCTGATCGCCGACGACGACCGACTGCTCACCAGAGTCGACCTGCCCGAGGGCGAGTTCGCCGTCGACGGCGCGTCGTACAACAACGCGGTGCTCGAAGTGTATCTCCGCCCAACCGAGGACACGAAACAATGA
- the gvpA gene encoding gas vesicle protein GvpA translates to MASERPSTASLAEVVDRILDKGIVIDIWARVSVVGIEILTVEARVVVASVDTFLHYSKEISKLEMASQSGELEDLKDLELGTSPMVQPEPDEPEVRIEETGEEQEQEAEQ, encoded by the coding sequence ATGGCAAGTGAACGACCGAGTACGGCGAGCCTCGCAGAAGTAGTCGACCGCATCCTCGATAAGGGGATCGTCATCGACATCTGGGCACGGGTGTCGGTCGTCGGGATCGAGATCCTGACCGTCGAGGCACGGGTGGTCGTCGCGTCGGTGGACACCTTCCTCCACTACAGCAAGGAGATATCAAAGCTCGAAATGGCGAGCCAGTCCGGCGAGCTCGAGGACCTGAAAGACCTCGAGCTCGGCACGTCCCCGATGGTCCAGCCCGAACCCGACGAACCCGAAGTCCGGATCGAGGAGACGGGCGAAGAGCAAGAACAAGAGGCCGAGCAGTAA
- a CDS encoding helix-turn-helix domain-containing protein, whose amino-acid sequence MNKLDGVDAEALRRTLDEVTDAKAAKRLMVALAYKNDTRVDTLAEWYGIPRSTLYSWLDRFETRPIDEAIRDEHRPGRPPKLAAGQRADLERTLRRAPGAFGFEESSWTPDLLRRYVEQRFGVAYSLGHSRRLLREIRGEA is encoded by the coding sequence ATGAACAAACTCGACGGGGTTGACGCCGAGGCGCTGCGTCGCACCCTCGACGAGGTCACGGACGCCAAGGCGGCGAAGCGGCTGATGGTGGCGCTGGCGTACAAGAACGACACCCGCGTCGACACGCTGGCCGAGTGGTATGGAATCCCACGCTCGACGCTGTACTCGTGGCTCGACCGGTTCGAGACCCGCCCGATCGACGAAGCGATCCGGGACGAACACCGACCCGGACGACCCCCGAAGCTCGCCGCCGGTCAGCGTGCAGACCTCGAACGAACCCTCCGGCGCGCACCAGGTGCGTTCGGGTTCGAGGAGTCGTCCTGGACACCCGATCTCCTGCGTCGATACGTCGAGCAGCGATTCGGGGTAGCGTACTCGCTCGGCCACTCGCGACGACTGCTCCGTGAGATCAGGGGTGAAGCCTGA
- the gvpG gene encoding gas vesicle protein GvpG translates to MFVVDDLLVRPFVSLLNVVHAMAIEELYDTEAIRDDIKENRLLFEIGERSREEYEERRTRLERQLDVAEQARENLQGKVEIKR, encoded by the coding sequence ATGTTCGTCGTCGACGACCTCCTCGTGCGGCCGTTCGTCTCGCTGCTCAACGTGGTCCACGCGATGGCGATCGAAGAGCTGTACGATACCGAGGCGATCCGCGACGACATCAAGGAGAACCGACTGCTGTTCGAGATCGGCGAGCGCTCCCGTGAGGAGTACGAGGAGCGCCGAACCCGACTCGAACGACAGCTCGATGTGGCCGAACAGGCACGCGAGAACCTCCAAGGGAAAGTCGAGATCAAACGATGA
- a CDS encoding GvpL/GvpF family gas vesicle protein yields MASTHLYTYGITDDEVEFETEGVGDATRVYAVEHGSLAAIVSDSETMEPDRSDENLRAHDDVLQELLYRDGGRTVVPMQFGMVFKNARALKGVLRGGRRAFRKALNDVEGRVELGLKILADEGATVDREAIAASVEERLGPVNDGEADNGLFSDRLVLNRSYLVERDDRAAFDEAVDEIIDEYGEEFTVQYTGPWAPYSFVDIEIGAKR; encoded by the coding sequence ATGGCGAGCACACACCTCTACACGTACGGGATCACCGACGACGAAGTCGAGTTCGAGACCGAAGGCGTCGGCGACGCGACCCGCGTGTACGCGGTCGAGCACGGTAGCCTCGCGGCGATCGTGAGCGACAGCGAGACGATGGAACCCGACCGAAGCGACGAGAACCTCCGAGCGCACGACGACGTGCTCCAGGAGCTCCTGTACCGCGACGGTGGCCGGACCGTGGTCCCGATGCAGTTCGGGATGGTGTTCAAGAACGCCCGCGCACTGAAAGGCGTCCTGCGCGGCGGTCGACGGGCGTTCCGGAAGGCGCTGAACGATGTCGAAGGCCGGGTCGAGCTGGGACTCAAGATCCTCGCCGACGAGGGCGCGACGGTCGACCGTGAAGCGATCGCCGCATCGGTCGAGGAACGGCTCGGTCCGGTGAACGACGGTGAGGCCGATAACGGGCTGTTCAGCGACCGACTCGTACTCAATCGGTCGTACCTCGTCGAGCGGGACGACCGGGCGGCGTTCGACGAGGCCGTCGACGAGATCATCGACGAGTACGGCGAGGAGTTCACCGTGCAGTACACCGGCCCGTGGGCACCGTACAGCTTCGTCGACATCGAGATCGGGGCTAAACGGTGA
- the gvpO gene encoding gas vesicle protein GvpO, protein MADLDPSDHTIDELEAQLDEIDDPETLQEIRDAETDGEDRTGALDAIDERLNSVTDDGADSSDESGNDTDAGSSDDGTSGNGLGIIDIRNQVRDVAADLIGRPLDGITEVRADDDGWYSTVEVIERNSIPDTQDILGRYEIDLDADGNVRGYRRLRRYRRGDTNDETLE, encoded by the coding sequence ATGGCCGACCTCGACCCCAGCGATCACACCATCGACGAACTCGAAGCCCAGCTCGACGAGATCGACGACCCGGAGACACTCCAGGAGATCCGCGATGCCGAAACCGACGGCGAGGACCGCACCGGAGCCCTCGATGCGATCGACGAGCGGCTCAACAGCGTCACGGACGACGGTGCAGATAGCAGTGACGAGAGCGGAAACGACACGGACGCCGGATCGAGCGACGATGGAACGAGCGGGAACGGGCTCGGCATTATCGACATCCGCAACCAGGTCCGAGATGTGGCCGCGGACCTGATCGGCCGCCCGCTCGACGGGATCACCGAAGTCCGGGCCGACGACGACGGCTGGTACTCCACAGTCGAGGTGATCGAACGGAACTCGATCCCGGACACCCAAGACATCCTCGGGCGGTACGAGATCGACCTCGACGCCGACGGCAACGTGAGAGGATACCGCCGGCTCCGACGGTACCGACGTGGAGACACCAACGACGAAACGCTCGAATAG